A single region of the Corallococcus caeni genome encodes:
- a CDS encoding sterol desaturase family protein, which produces MSLRDLVYSFFTYYAVVAYILIGITCIVLSVKWFEAPARMAAAVLVATVAYPFGWYLIHRYILHGRFLYKSAATAVTWKRIHFDHHQDPHDLRVLFGALHTTLPTIALVLTPIGYLIGGRSGAAAALGWGMVTTCFYEFCHCIQHLNYAPQQKWLKDIKRLHMSHHFHNEQGNYGITNYFWDRLFGTLYEKASDKPKSPTVFNLGYTAEEAVKYPWVDKLSGGTRGDGHPRRFWSAEGLSAPEASSEQQS; this is translated from the coding sequence ATGTCGTTGCGCGACCTGGTCTATTCGTTCTTCACCTACTACGCCGTCGTCGCCTACATCCTCATCGGCATCACCTGCATCGTGCTGTCGGTGAAGTGGTTCGAGGCCCCGGCGCGCATGGCCGCGGCGGTGCTGGTGGCCACGGTGGCGTACCCGTTCGGCTGGTACCTCATCCACCGGTACATCCTGCACGGTCGCTTCCTCTACAAGTCCGCGGCGACGGCGGTGACGTGGAAGCGCATCCACTTCGACCACCACCAGGACCCGCACGACCTGCGCGTGCTCTTCGGCGCGCTGCACACCACGCTGCCCACCATCGCGCTGGTGCTCACGCCCATCGGCTACCTCATCGGCGGCCGGTCCGGCGCGGCGGCGGCGCTGGGCTGGGGCATGGTGACCACGTGCTTCTACGAGTTCTGCCACTGCATCCAGCACCTCAACTACGCCCCGCAGCAGAAGTGGCTGAAGGACATCAAGCGGCTGCACATGTCCCACCACTTCCACAACGAGCAGGGCAACTACGGCATCACGAACTACTTCTGGGACCGCCTGTTCGGCACGCTGTACGAGAAGGCGTCCGACAAGCCCAAGAGCCCCACCGTCTTCAACCTGGGCTACACGGCGGAAGAGGCGGTGAAGTACCCCTGGGTGGACAAGCTCTCCGGCGGCACCCGTGGCGACGGCCACCCGCGCCGCTTCTGGAGCGCCGAAGGGCTGAGCGCGCCGGAAGCCTCCAGCGAACAGCAGTCCTGA
- a CDS encoding vWA domain-containing protein, which translates to MNRTKLLLSLAGLLFLGALALDARSLFAKTSSHPPMGNTLPNGHTRRSTPTPGALDRTHTVVQPDETPVNGVLPVVLGRPASGNAGTVELTGKLSGAYVKAGPGEAFAVFELSARLPEKTQRVPVNLALVVDRSGSMDGGKLADAKRAAQELVRQLREGDRLALVHYGSDVTVVPSVKIDETTRRELLGTIEAIQVNGGTNMSGGLVAGAEAVRAYASDYRVTRAILLSDGEPTEGVTSNNGLFSEVGRIRETGITVSALGVGTGFNDTLMRGMAERGGGFSGFISDSSQLATIFTRELEQAASTVARNVSLTLTLPPGVSGVEVMGLPSTREGNTVRIPLYDLTGGQSARVVVKLTLDAPSDAKDMNVLDAAVAYVDVTANQPSQVTLALGAKVTDDVQVVHANLDRDVRVHAIRALGTQQLQAAAEAMKSGDRTGALDLLGNARRLFGTSAAALSGELADVDQTQAAYGNARSDADVRDASMALKKKTMKNFGQSNSY; encoded by the coding sequence ATGAACCGCACCAAACTGCTGCTGTCCCTTGCTGGCCTGCTGTTCCTGGGCGCGCTCGCGCTCGACGCGCGTTCGCTCTTCGCGAAGACCTCGTCGCACCCGCCCATGGGCAACACGCTCCCCAACGGGCACACGCGCCGGAGCACGCCCACCCCGGGGGCCCTGGACCGGACCCACACCGTGGTGCAGCCGGATGAGACGCCCGTCAACGGGGTGCTGCCCGTCGTGCTGGGCCGGCCCGCTTCCGGCAACGCCGGCACGGTGGAGCTCACGGGCAAGCTGTCCGGCGCCTACGTGAAGGCGGGGCCGGGTGAGGCCTTCGCGGTGTTCGAGCTGTCCGCGCGCCTGCCGGAGAAGACCCAGCGCGTGCCGGTGAACCTGGCGCTGGTGGTGGACCGCTCCGGGTCCATGGATGGCGGCAAGCTGGCGGACGCGAAGCGCGCGGCCCAGGAGCTGGTGCGGCAGCTGCGCGAGGGCGACCGGCTGGCGCTGGTGCACTACGGCTCCGACGTGACGGTGGTGCCCAGCGTGAAGATTGACGAAACCACGCGCCGCGAGCTCCTGGGCACCATCGAAGCCATCCAGGTGAACGGCGGCACGAACATGAGCGGCGGGCTGGTGGCGGGCGCGGAGGCGGTGCGCGCGTACGCCAGCGACTACCGGGTGACGCGCGCCATCCTGCTGAGCGACGGCGAGCCCACCGAGGGCGTGACGTCCAACAACGGGCTCTTCTCCGAGGTGGGGAGGATCCGCGAGACGGGCATCACCGTGAGCGCGCTGGGCGTGGGGACCGGCTTCAACGACACGCTGATGCGCGGCATGGCCGAGCGCGGCGGCGGCTTCTCCGGCTTCATCAGCGACTCCTCGCAGCTGGCCACCATCTTCACCCGCGAGCTGGAGCAGGCCGCCAGCACCGTCGCTCGCAACGTGAGCCTGACGCTGACGCTGCCGCCCGGCGTGAGCGGCGTGGAGGTGATGGGCCTGCCGTCCACGCGCGAGGGCAACACCGTGCGCATCCCCCTCTACGACCTGACGGGCGGCCAGTCCGCGCGCGTGGTGGTGAAGCTGACGCTGGACGCGCCCTCGGACGCGAAGGACATGAACGTGCTGGACGCCGCGGTGGCGTACGTGGACGTGACGGCCAACCAGCCGTCGCAGGTGACGCTGGCCCTGGGCGCGAAGGTGACGGACGACGTCCAGGTGGTGCACGCGAACCTGGACCGCGACGTGCGCGTCCACGCCATCCGCGCGCTGGGCACGCAGCAGCTGCAAGCGGCCGCGGAGGCGATGAAGAGCGGCGACCGCACGGGCGCGCTCGACCTGCTGGGCAACGCGCGTCGACTCTTCGGCACCTCGGCGGCCGCGCTCTCGGGGGAGCTTGCGGACGTGGACCAGACCCAGGCAGCCTATGGGAACGCCCGGAGCGACGCGGACGTGCGGGATGCGTCCATGGCGCTCAAGAAGAAGACGATGAAGAACTTCGGGCAGAGCAACTCCTACTAG
- a CDS encoding PAS domain S-box protein, with product MQMPFTRPDGTTPTERRFRQVIDTLQEVVFQTDTERNWVFLNPAWTEVTGFPVEESLGRSALDFVHPDDRERTLEVCKTLLTREREFVQHEVRYLTRDGGFRWVEVFARVTFDDTGALVGMAGTLNNITERKRTSDALARRERYLTALVDMQQRLLSVPEGGDLYGPALAPLGQASGASRVYVFETFTDAKGALLCSQRAEWCAPGVTAEIDNPMLQDLPMRPILGRWVNLLERGEVVTGRVATFPAVERDLLEPQGILTLLVLPLRVQGRLVGFVGFDNCFEAREWDRLEVDLLSAASGAISVSLERRASERALREHEHRFRQLAENASDVLYLYRCEAPRGFAYVSRVAHAKLGLGPEAHYSDPELWYRQVHPDDRAALERLLESPQSVDGSTVELRFLRPDGSLLWLEHVVAPVTDSAGRVVAVEGLARDITERRQVEEALKRSEASLRALMEGFPDPAAIERDGHIVYANAALVTALGFARAEELVGRRLSEFLADVPGTGVASVDSTPLTSERRLVLRDGRTRVVELASLPLRFDGQPAVVSIARDVTEQRQLQARLTLADRLASVGTLAAGIAHEINNPLAFVLSNLGFLSDEFRQHLSPGPGVRGVRPPDVAEWQEVLGEACEGAERVRQIVRQLKTFSRPDEERMTPVDVHAVLDSVVMMAANEIRHRARLRREYGTVPQVMANEGRLCQVFLNLVVNAAQAIPEGSAHDHEIVLATRASGEQVVVEVRDTGSGIAPEVMGRIFDPFFTTKPVGVGTGLGLSICHGIISGLGGDILVESTLGQGSTFRVVLPSPRPDPVVRPPEAPVPAAPVVPRGRVLVVDDEPAVGRVLQRLLRGHDVEVATSGRQALERMSRAPGFDAVLCDVMMPDLAGRDVYEAVRREYPGLERRFVFVSGGAFTSGAREFLERIPNPLLEKPFDEARVRGAVEELVRHGPPDAA from the coding sequence ATGCAGATGCCGTTCACCCGGCCTGACGGCACCACCCCCACCGAGCGCCGCTTCCGGCAGGTCATCGACACGCTCCAGGAGGTCGTCTTCCAGACGGACACGGAGCGCAACTGGGTCTTCCTCAATCCCGCGTGGACCGAGGTGACGGGCTTCCCCGTGGAGGAGAGCCTGGGCCGCTCCGCGCTGGACTTCGTGCACCCGGACGACCGGGAGCGCACGCTGGAGGTCTGCAAGACCCTGCTCACGCGCGAGCGCGAGTTCGTCCAGCACGAGGTGCGCTACCTCACGCGCGACGGCGGCTTCCGCTGGGTGGAGGTCTTCGCGCGGGTGACGTTCGACGACACCGGCGCGCTGGTGGGCATGGCGGGCACGCTCAACAACATCACCGAGCGCAAGCGCACGAGTGACGCGCTCGCCCGGCGCGAGCGCTACCTCACCGCCCTGGTGGACATGCAGCAGCGGCTGCTGTCGGTGCCGGAGGGTGGTGACCTGTACGGCCCCGCGCTCGCGCCGCTGGGGCAGGCCTCCGGCGCCAGCCGCGTCTACGTCTTCGAGACGTTCACCGACGCGAAGGGGGCGCTGCTGTGCAGCCAGCGCGCCGAGTGGTGCGCGCCCGGCGTGACCGCGGAGATCGACAACCCGATGCTCCAGGACCTCCCGATGCGGCCCATCCTGGGGCGCTGGGTGAACCTGCTGGAGCGCGGCGAGGTCGTCACGGGGCGGGTGGCCACCTTCCCCGCCGTCGAGCGGGACCTGCTGGAGCCGCAGGGCATCCTCACGCTGCTGGTGCTGCCCCTGCGCGTGCAGGGCCGGCTGGTGGGGTTCGTGGGCTTCGACAACTGCTTCGAGGCGCGCGAGTGGGACCGGCTGGAGGTGGACCTGCTGTCCGCGGCCAGCGGCGCCATCTCCGTGTCGCTGGAGCGCCGCGCGTCCGAGCGGGCGCTGCGCGAGCACGAGCACCGCTTCCGCCAGCTCGCGGAGAACGCGTCGGACGTGCTGTACCTGTACCGCTGTGAAGCACCGCGCGGCTTCGCGTACGTCAGCCGCGTGGCGCACGCCAAGCTGGGCCTGGGGCCGGAGGCGCACTACTCGGATCCGGAGCTGTGGTACCGGCAGGTGCACCCGGATGACCGGGCCGCGCTGGAGCGGCTGCTGGAGTCGCCCCAGTCCGTGGACGGCTCAACGGTGGAGCTGCGCTTCCTGCGCCCCGACGGCAGCCTGCTGTGGCTGGAGCACGTGGTGGCGCCGGTGACGGACTCCGCGGGCCGCGTGGTGGCGGTGGAGGGCCTGGCGCGCGACATCACGGAGCGCCGTCAGGTGGAGGAGGCGCTGAAGCGCTCCGAGGCCAGCCTGCGCGCGCTGATGGAGGGCTTCCCCGACCCGGCGGCCATCGAGCGCGACGGCCACATCGTCTACGCCAACGCGGCGCTCGTCACCGCGCTGGGCTTCGCGCGCGCCGAGGAGCTGGTGGGCCGCCGGCTGTCGGAGTTCCTGGCGGACGTGCCGGGCACGGGCGTGGCGTCCGTGGACAGCACGCCCCTCACCAGCGAGCGGCGCCTGGTGCTGCGCGACGGGCGCACGCGCGTGGTGGAGCTGGCCAGCCTGCCCCTGCGCTTCGACGGCCAGCCCGCGGTGGTGTCCATCGCGCGCGACGTGACGGAGCAGCGCCAGCTCCAGGCGCGGCTGACGCTGGCGGACCGGCTGGCGTCGGTGGGCACGCTCGCGGCGGGCATCGCGCATGAAATCAACAACCCGCTGGCCTTCGTGCTCTCCAACCTGGGCTTCCTGTCGGACGAGTTCCGCCAACACCTGTCCCCCGGCCCCGGCGTGCGCGGCGTGCGCCCGCCGGACGTGGCCGAGTGGCAGGAGGTGCTGGGCGAGGCGTGCGAGGGCGCCGAGCGCGTGCGCCAGATCGTCCGCCAGCTGAAGACGTTCTCGCGGCCGGATGAAGAGCGCATGACGCCGGTGGACGTGCACGCGGTGCTGGACTCGGTGGTGATGATGGCCGCCAATGAGATCCGCCACCGCGCGCGGCTGCGCCGGGAGTACGGCACCGTGCCGCAGGTGATGGCCAACGAGGGCCGCCTCTGCCAGGTGTTCCTCAACCTGGTGGTGAACGCGGCGCAGGCCATCCCGGAGGGCTCCGCGCACGACCATGAAATCGTGCTCGCCACGCGCGCGTCCGGCGAGCAGGTGGTGGTGGAGGTGCGCGACACGGGCAGCGGCATCGCGCCGGAGGTGATGGGGCGCATCTTCGATCCGTTCTTCACCACCAAGCCCGTGGGCGTGGGCACCGGCCTGGGGCTGTCCATCTGCCACGGCATCATCAGCGGGCTGGGCGGCGACATCCTCGTGGAGAGCACCCTGGGCCAGGGCAGCACGTTCCGCGTGGTGCTGCCCTCGCCGCGGCCCGACCCCGTCGTCCGCCCGCCGGAGGCCCCCGTGCCCGCCGCGCCCGTGGTGCCGCGAGGCCGCGTGCTGGTGGTGGACGACGAGCCCGCGGTGGGCCGCGTGCTGCAGCGGCTGTTGCGCGGCCACGACGTGGAGGTGGCCACGAGCGGACGCCAGGCGCTGGAGCGCATGTCGCGCGCTCCGGGCTTCGACGCGGTGCTGTGCGACGTGATGATGCCGGACCTCGCCGGCCGCGACGTGTACGAGGCCGTGCGGCGCGAATACCCGGGCCTGGAGCGCCGCTTCGTCTTCGTGTCCGGCGGCGCCTTCACCTCCGGCGCGCGCGAGTTCCTGGAGCGCATCCCCAACCCGCTGCTGGAGAAGCCCTTCGACGAGGCGCGCGTGCGCGGCGCCGTGGAGGAGCTGGTGCGGCACGGCCCGCCGGACGCGGCCTGA
- a CDS encoding dimethylarginine dimethylaminohydrolase family protein, whose protein sequence is MTLHTGHIAPATFAVSQVRCEKDHVRSRDCAYQVAWNINPHMKPGAVAWRRACTQHREFLRTLRKAGGTFFELPFVHGAFDSVFAKDNAVLVSQEGELRALLATMRHGQRRNEQLARARWLSARGFDVIEPPRVHIEGGDVAMLPAGRGALLGWGMRSTQRAAGVLEAFLSAPVTPLELCDPYLYHLDTALTVLSDGTALVCPEAFTPESLRMLARTEGIQQVVPIAREDALAFGLNLVEVGNTVIIGARVPRVEAVLRGLGRRPVSVRLDQFHLAGGSAACLVARVHTLPPMNAQRFREEQQQDEAQQLSA, encoded by the coding sequence ATGACCTTGCACACCGGCCACATCGCTCCCGCCACCTTCGCTGTCAGTCAGGTGCGCTGTGAGAAGGACCACGTCCGCTCCCGCGACTGCGCGTATCAGGTCGCCTGGAACATCAACCCGCATATGAAGCCCGGCGCCGTCGCGTGGCGCCGCGCCTGCACCCAGCACCGCGAGTTCCTGCGCACCCTGCGCAAGGCGGGCGGGACCTTCTTCGAGCTGCCCTTCGTCCACGGCGCGTTCGACTCCGTATTCGCCAAGGACAACGCGGTGCTCGTCTCCCAGGAGGGCGAGCTGCGCGCGCTGCTCGCCACCATGCGCCATGGCCAGCGCCGCAACGAGCAGCTCGCCAGGGCCCGGTGGCTCTCCGCGCGCGGCTTCGACGTCATCGAGCCTCCGCGCGTGCACATCGAAGGGGGCGACGTGGCCATGCTGCCCGCGGGCCGGGGCGCCCTCTTGGGCTGGGGCATGCGGTCCACGCAGCGCGCCGCGGGCGTGCTGGAGGCCTTCCTCTCCGCGCCCGTGACGCCGCTGGAGCTGTGCGACCCGTACCTCTACCACCTGGACACCGCGCTCACCGTGCTGTCCGACGGCACCGCGCTGGTGTGCCCGGAGGCCTTCACGCCGGAGTCCCTGCGGATGCTGGCGCGCACGGAGGGCATCCAGCAGGTGGTTCCCATCGCGCGCGAGGACGCGCTCGCGTTCGGGCTCAACCTGGTGGAGGTGGGCAACACCGTCATCATCGGCGCGCGCGTGCCTCGCGTGGAGGCGGTGCTGCGCGGCCTGGGGCGCAGGCCCGTCAGCGTGCGGTTGGATCAGTTCCACCTGGCCGGGGGCAGCGCGGCGTGCCTGGTGGCGCGGGTGCACACGCTGCCGCCCATGAACGCCCAGCGCTTTCGCGAGGAGCAGCAGCAGGACGAGGCCCAGCAGCTCTCCGCGTGA